CGCTTCTACTGGATCATACACGGTATCCAGAAAAATCCTACGTTTTTTGCGGCAGCTGTCAAAAAAGGATGAACCACCGAGAACATGGTTCATCCTTTTTCATACATTATTCATCCGTTCTTGCGGTAGACCGTCCACTCCAGCAGCCGCACGGTGGTGTTGCCCACGTTGACATACTGCCGCTCCGCCTGCCCCGGCAGGGAGAGGCAGTCCCGGCTCTCCAGCCGGAACACTTCGCCGCCGCAGGTGACCTTCACCGTTCCGCTGAGCACCGTCAGGTACACATGAGAGCCGGGGACGTGGTCCGCCGCCTCATAGACACCGCTGATGAAAATATCCATCTGGCAGCTCTCGCTGCGGCTGTCGGTATCAAAGGGGAACAGGGGATAGCGGATGACTTTGCCGCCGTAGAGGCGCTGCCCGGCCACGTCTACCGCCCGGTACAGAGTGGCGGGAGCCTCCTCACGGTTTTCAATGAGCAGCTCCAGAGGGACGTGGAGTCCGGAGGCGATCTTGCCCAGCACCGCCAGCGTGGGGTTCACGCTGCCACGCTCTACCTGACCCCACATACTCACAGAGATGCCGGCCAGCTCCGCTGCCCGATCCATACTCAGTCGCTGGGACTTGCGGATGCGGTGAATATTTCCGGCCACAGCCTGATGCAGTTCCATACCGTTTCCTCCAATATTCTGCCTGTTTTCTCTATCATATTACTGAAATCGGGCAGATTTGTCAATACCTGACGGTGGAATATACAGATGATATTCGGCAGTATCCGCTTGGGAGAAGTCACTCTGCGTGCCGGTGGGGCACGTTTCCTA
The genomic region above belongs to Vescimonas coprocola and contains:
- a CDS encoding helix-turn-helix domain-containing protein, which gives rise to MELHQAVAGNIHRIRKSQRLSMDRAAELAGISVSMWGQVERGSVNPTLAVLGKIASGLHVPLELLIENREEAPATLYRAVDVAGQRLYGGKVIRYPLFPFDTDSRSESCQMDIFISGVYEAADHVPGSHVYLTVLSGTVKVTCGGEVFRLESRDCLSLPGQAERQYVNVGNTTVRLLEWTVYRKNG